The following are encoded together in the Capsulimonas corticalis genome:
- a CDS encoding phosphodiester glycosidase family protein, with protein MEPVRNQPFRRPYGRRRGFAILSLIIAPACFAGCTSPGASAGKTATPEAAAPQSRVTLGAGVTYVALPIGANEGVNLLDIDLGAGGRAVITTSNVRLAGGEVVGDSLLPREWLDKRKALGAVNGGYFGRDHSDAKEIIGLLVQGGRVRHTAPLLTGHGSATLSAGQYVRSAFGLSANGTPSIVWAATDPANPQRVLQYDSPTPSGPSDGVPWRIHNAVGCGPMLIHNGAIVVTDRKERLASDGALPRTFLAYDGAPGRPRHLLVGIASAITFADLAQFLTAYFPKAHGTRAEAAMCLDGGASTQMSVRDASGVQSPRDTGVTVPTSIVVTPSNRG; from the coding sequence ATGGAACCTGTCCGTAATCAACCCTTTCGTCGTCCCTATGGGCGGCGAAGGGGTTTCGCCATATTATCCCTCATCATTGCGCCTGCCTGCTTCGCCGGCTGCACCTCTCCGGGGGCGTCCGCAGGGAAGACGGCGACTCCCGAGGCCGCCGCGCCGCAGTCCCGGGTCACGCTTGGGGCCGGCGTCACCTACGTCGCCCTTCCCATCGGCGCCAATGAAGGCGTCAATCTCCTAGACATCGATCTTGGCGCGGGCGGGCGGGCGGTCATCACTACGAGCAACGTTCGACTGGCGGGCGGCGAGGTGGTCGGGGACAGCCTGCTCCCGCGCGAATGGCTCGATAAGCGCAAGGCGCTTGGCGCGGTCAATGGCGGGTACTTTGGGCGAGACCATTCGGACGCCAAGGAGATCATCGGCCTGCTGGTGCAGGGCGGCCGCGTCCGCCACACCGCGCCTTTGCTGACGGGCCACGGCAGCGCCACTCTGTCCGCAGGCCAGTATGTCCGAAGCGCCTTTGGGCTGTCCGCCAATGGGACACCCTCAATTGTTTGGGCCGCGACCGATCCCGCCAACCCCCAGCGCGTGCTCCAGTACGACAGCCCCACGCCGTCCGGTCCGAGCGACGGCGTTCCGTGGCGCATCCACAACGCCGTTGGCTGCGGCCCCATGCTCATCCATAACGGCGCGATTGTCGTGACCGACCGCAAGGAGCGGCTCGCCAGCGACGGCGCCCTCCCGCGCACCTTCCTGGCGTACGACGGCGCGCCCGGCCGACCCCGGCATCTGCTGGTCGGCATTGCGTCCGCGATCACGTTCGCCGATCTCGCCCAGTTTCTCACAGCCTATTTTCCAAAGGCGCACGGCACGCGCGCCGAGGCGGCGATGTGCCTCGACGGAGGCGCGTCCACCCAGATGAGCGTCCGGGACGCGTCCGGCGTGCAGTCGCCGCGAGACACCGGCGTGACGGTTCCGACAAGCATTGTGGTGACGCCGTCAAATCGTGGGTAG
- a CDS encoding class I SAM-dependent methyltransferase — translation MKHEEYERMYRFEDTYWWFVSRRHLIVSLLETHYPRASGLRILDIGCGTGAMLEELSDFGEVTGADFALEALHFCRERNPAQTLARADARRLPFATGSFDVVTAMDVVEHIDNDKAAMSEILRVLKPGGRVFVTVPAYQSLWSEHDEALHHYRRYTSGSLKDVFQRVGLNVERLSYAVTALFPLAWMYRKAQNMLPKRREDGEKKANLIEFSAPVNRALISLLRKEADFVQRASLPFGLTVACVARKGSD, via the coding sequence ATGAAACACGAAGAATATGAGCGTATGTATCGGTTCGAGGATACATACTGGTGGTTCGTCAGCCGGCGCCACTTGATCGTCTCCCTGCTCGAAACGCACTACCCCCGCGCATCTGGCCTGCGCATTCTCGATATCGGCTGCGGCACCGGCGCGATGCTGGAGGAGCTTTCCGACTTCGGCGAGGTGACCGGCGCGGACTTCGCGCTGGAAGCCCTGCATTTCTGCCGTGAGCGTAACCCGGCGCAGACGCTGGCGCGCGCCGACGCCCGCCGTCTCCCGTTCGCCACCGGCTCGTTCGATGTGGTGACCGCGATGGACGTGGTCGAGCATATCGACAACGACAAGGCGGCGATGTCGGAGATCCTGCGCGTCCTCAAACCCGGCGGACGGGTGTTCGTGACGGTTCCGGCTTACCAATCTCTCTGGAGCGAGCATGACGAGGCGCTGCACCATTACCGCCGCTACACCTCGGGATCGCTCAAGGATGTCTTTCAGCGCGTGGGCTTGAATGTCGAGCGTCTGTCGTACGCCGTCACCGCGCTGTTCCCGCTGGCGTGGATGTATCGCAAGGCGCAGAACATGCTGCCGAAGCGCCGCGAAGACGGGGAAAAGAAGGCGAACTTGATTGAGTTTTCCGCGCCGGTGAACCGGGCGCTGATCTCGCTGCTGCGCAAGGAAGCGGACTTTGTCCAGCGCGCTTCGCTGCCGTTCGGTCTCACCGTGGCCTGCGTCGCGCGCAAGGGGAGCGATTGA
- a CDS encoding metallophosphoesterase, whose translation MRKAVLTAAGALGAAGAAALAYATAIEPYDIRIEHIELTSPRLPAAFDGYTVYQISDIHMRQMGRRERKIRTILKSLPPADLITLTGDLIHTRAGTDPFFELAKSFQSRDGAYSVFGNSEHKNGVRPGLFAAQLAGRGLHPLLNAHTVIARGGESIVLAGVDDPVNDLDRLSDALAGAPPDKFILLMMHSPDSVADAVAQDVDVVLSGHTHGGQVCFPFIGAPYTHSLFGKEMSSGYYAGMKLRKVIGIAPGRTQMYVTRGLGVSGLALRFLCPPELTIVTLRRGAPSFRALPETPARTLESASIR comes from the coding sequence ATGCGCAAGGCAGTCCTGACGGCGGCGGGAGCGCTGGGCGCGGCGGGCGCCGCCGCGCTTGCTTACGCCACGGCCATTGAGCCCTACGATATCCGTATCGAGCATATCGAGCTGACATCGCCGCGCCTCCCGGCGGCGTTCGACGGCTACACTGTCTACCAGATCTCCGATATCCATATGCGCCAGATGGGGCGGCGCGAGCGCAAGATCCGCACGATTTTGAAGTCGCTGCCTCCCGCCGATCTGATTACGCTGACGGGCGACTTGATCCACACGCGCGCCGGAACGGATCCCTTTTTCGAACTGGCGAAATCCTTCCAATCCCGCGACGGCGCGTACTCCGTCTTCGGCAACTCCGAGCATAAAAACGGTGTGCGACCGGGCCTGTTCGCCGCGCAGCTGGCGGGGCGCGGCCTGCACCCGCTGCTGAACGCGCATACCGTGATTGCGCGGGGCGGGGAATCGATCGTGCTCGCGGGCGTCGACGACCCCGTGAACGACCTGGACCGCCTGTCCGACGCCCTGGCGGGCGCTCCCCCGGACAAGTTCATCCTTCTGATGATGCACAGCCCCGACAGCGTCGCCGACGCCGTGGCGCAGGATGTGGACGTGGTGCTTTCCGGCCACACGCATGGCGGTCAGGTCTGTTTCCCCTTCATCGGCGCGCCGTACACGCACAGCCTCTTCGGCAAGGAGATGAGCAGCGGTTACTACGCCGGCATGAAGCTGCGCAAGGTGATCGGAATCGCGCCGGGGCGCACGCAAATGTACGTCACGCGGGGGCTGGGAGTGAGCGGTTTGGCGCTGCGATTCTTGTGTCCGCCGGAGCTGACGATCGTGACGCTGCGGCGCGGCGCGCCGAGTTTTCGAGCGCTTCCGGAAACGCCTGCGCGGACCCTGGAATCGGCGTCGATTCGTTGA
- a CDS encoding DEAD/DEAH box helicase: protein MQTFTDLPLTETLQRNLAAAQHETPTEIQALSLPAALTGGDLIACAQTGGGKTAVYALTILNNLSQAEGAGHSHPRALILVPTRELAVQVENNFALYGKGTGLRGVAIYGGAGMGQQIMRLRRGVDVIIATPGRLFDHMEQGNVDLSKVSILVLDEADRLLDMGFMPQVKRIVATIPDEGRQTMLFSATMDGDVEKLARAYLTDPEIVNAQPRSTAVPQIEQVVHRVTQGEKGDLLMTLLGEAREVDGGALVFTRTRHGADRLDQILAEAGLRSGCIHGDISQNQRERVLARFRAKRIDVLVATDVAARGIDVPHITHVINYDVPVCAEDYIHRIGRTGRAGRTGKAFTFVTHGDTAQLRAIEKLVGQRLDPNPPSADENRRPGGGGRGRYSGGGGGGNFRGGYGGNRSGGSGYGGGGGFDRGGSRRPR, encoded by the coding sequence TTGCAAACTTTCACTGACCTTCCTCTGACGGAAACTCTGCAGCGCAACCTCGCGGCCGCTCAGCATGAGACTCCGACCGAAATTCAGGCGCTTTCGCTTCCCGCGGCTCTGACCGGAGGCGACCTGATCGCCTGCGCCCAGACCGGCGGCGGCAAGACCGCCGTTTACGCGCTCACCATCCTGAACAACCTGTCGCAAGCCGAAGGCGCCGGACACAGCCACCCGCGTGCGCTGATCCTGGTTCCGACACGCGAGCTCGCCGTTCAGGTCGAGAATAACTTCGCGCTCTACGGCAAGGGCACCGGCCTGCGCGGCGTCGCCATCTACGGCGGCGCGGGCATGGGCCAGCAGATCATGCGCCTTCGCCGCGGCGTCGATGTCATCATCGCCACGCCCGGACGACTCTTCGACCACATGGAGCAGGGGAATGTCGACCTTTCCAAGGTCTCCATTCTCGTACTCGATGAGGCCGACCGCCTGCTGGACATGGGCTTCATGCCGCAAGTCAAGCGGATCGTCGCCACCATCCCCGACGAAGGACGGCAGACCATGCTGTTCTCCGCGACGATGGACGGCGATGTCGAGAAGCTGGCCCGCGCCTATCTGACCGATCCGGAGATCGTCAACGCGCAGCCCCGCTCCACGGCGGTCCCGCAGATCGAACAGGTCGTGCATCGCGTCACTCAGGGCGAAAAGGGCGACTTGCTCATGACGCTTCTGGGCGAAGCCCGCGAAGTCGACGGCGGCGCGCTGGTCTTCACCCGCACCCGCCACGGCGCCGACCGCCTCGACCAGATCCTGGCCGAAGCCGGTCTCCGCAGCGGCTGCATCCATGGCGACATCTCCCAGAACCAGCGTGAGCGCGTCCTGGCTCGCTTCCGCGCCAAGCGCATCGATGTTCTGGTCGCCACCGACGTCGCCGCTCGCGGCATCGACGTCCCGCACATCACGCACGTCATCAACTACGACGTCCCGGTTTGCGCGGAAGACTACATCCACCGCATCGGCCGCACCGGCCGCGCGGGCCGCACCGGCAAGGCGTTCACCTTCGTGACGCACGGCGACACCGCCCAGCTGCGCGCGATCGAAAAGCTCGTCGGCCAGCGCCTCGACCCGAACCCGCCCTCGGCGGATGAGAACCGTCGTCCCGGCGGCGGCGGCCGTGGCCGATACAGCGGTGGTGGCGGCGGCGGTAACTTCCGCGGCGGCTACGGCGGCAATCGCAGCGGCGGCAGTGGCTACGGCGGCGGAGGCGGCTTCGACCGCGGCGGCTCGCGTCGTCCTCGCTAA
- a CDS encoding DNA gyrase/topoisomerase IV subunit B has product MSHVTTEYTADSLRLLEGVEHVRHRPAMYIGDTGSAGLHHLMYEIVDNSIDEVLAGRASEIWVTLNADKSISVRDDGNGIPTGINTATGLSGVELAMTKLNAGGKFGDGGYKVSGGLHGVGLSCVNFLSEWCEAVVEQKGKKFLLRCERGIPKGGLQVVGKSDGHGTTLTWLADTEIFGEYTYKPEIFEARIRNTCYLNREVTIHFHDKMSGAEPKTYHYERGIAEQVEHLNENHTVLADAIYFMKTRDEVQVEVALQYNTTYSETVLSFANNVHTKEGGTHLSGFRTALTRVVNQYARKSGALKEKDTNLSGDDVREGLTAVISVRLFKPQFEGQTKAKLGNSEVEGIVNSIVGEGLSQFLEENPNVGKRIVDKALTAQRARDAARKAADLIKRQSSLENSNLPGKLSDCTERDPKKCELFLVEGDSAGGSAKQGRDRRYQAILPLRGKIINVGKAALDKALENNEVRSLITALGIGIKLDSDENDDGESTSKFDMTRLRYDRIIIMTDADVDGDHIRTLLLTFFFMYMQPLIAGGHVYVAKPPLYSIKSGKDTRHYARSNEERDQILSTIKRKEVQVGRFKGLGEMDASQLYDTTMNIETRTIGRVTMDDAEAAAEMFSILMSDKVEPRKQFIIRYAKEVQNVDWHC; this is encoded by the coding sequence ATGAGCCACGTGACGACGGAGTACACGGCGGACAGTCTGCGTCTTCTCGAAGGCGTCGAGCACGTGCGCCATCGCCCCGCCATGTATATCGGCGACACGGGGTCCGCGGGGCTGCACCACTTGATGTACGAGATCGTCGACAACAGTATCGACGAAGTGCTGGCGGGCCGCGCGAGCGAGATCTGGGTAACGCTGAACGCGGACAAGTCGATCAGCGTGCGCGATGACGGCAACGGCATTCCGACCGGCATCAACACGGCGACCGGCCTTTCGGGCGTCGAGCTGGCGATGACCAAGCTGAACGCCGGCGGCAAGTTCGGCGACGGCGGCTATAAGGTCTCGGGCGGCCTGCACGGCGTCGGCCTCTCCTGCGTCAACTTCCTTTCCGAATGGTGCGAAGCGGTTGTCGAGCAGAAGGGCAAGAAGTTCCTGCTCCGCTGCGAGCGCGGCATTCCCAAGGGCGGCCTTCAAGTCGTCGGCAAGTCCGACGGTCACGGCACCACGCTGACCTGGCTCGCCGACACCGAGATCTTTGGGGAGTACACGTACAAGCCCGAGATTTTTGAAGCGCGTATTCGCAACACCTGCTATCTCAACCGCGAAGTGACCATCCACTTCCACGACAAGATGAGCGGCGCGGAGCCGAAGACGTACCACTACGAGCGCGGGATCGCCGAACAGGTCGAGCACCTGAACGAAAACCATACCGTCCTTGCCGACGCGATTTACTTCATGAAAACGCGCGATGAAGTGCAGGTCGAGGTCGCGCTCCAGTACAACACGACGTATTCCGAGACCGTGCTTTCGTTCGCGAACAACGTGCATACGAAAGAAGGCGGCACGCACCTTTCGGGTTTCCGTACGGCGCTGACCCGCGTGGTCAACCAGTACGCCCGCAAGAGCGGCGCGCTGAAAGAGAAGGACACCAACCTGTCCGGCGACGATGTCCGCGAGGGTCTGACCGCCGTCATCTCCGTCCGATTGTTCAAGCCGCAGTTCGAGGGCCAGACCAAGGCGAAGCTGGGCAACTCCGAAGTCGAAGGCATCGTCAATTCGATCGTCGGCGAAGGGCTGAGCCAGTTCCTGGAAGAGAACCCGAATGTCGGCAAGCGGATTGTCGACAAGGCCCTGACCGCGCAGCGCGCCCGCGACGCCGCCCGCAAGGCCGCCGACCTGATCAAGCGTCAGAGCAGCCTGGAAAACTCCAACCTGCCCGGCAAGCTGTCCGACTGCACCGAGCGCGACCCCAAGAAGTGCGAGCTGTTCTTGGTTGAGGGAGACAGCGCCGGCGGCAGCGCCAAGCAGGGCCGCGACCGACGCTATCAGGCGATCCTGCCGCTGCGCGGCAAGATCATCAACGTCGGCAAGGCGGCGCTGGACAAGGCGCTGGAGAACAACGAGGTCCGGAGCCTGATCACGGCGCTGGGCATCGGCATCAAATTGGACAGCGACGAGAACGACGACGGCGAATCGACGAGCAAGTTCGATATGACTCGTCTGCGCTACGACCGCATCATCATCATGACGGATGCGGACGTGGACGGCGACCATATCCGCACGCTGCTGCTGACGTTCTTCTTCATGTACATGCAGCCGCTGATCGCCGGCGGTCACGTCTATGTCGCCAAGCCGCCGCTGTACTCGATCAAGTCCGGCAAGGACACGCGCCATTACGCTCGTTCGAACGAGGAGCGCGACCAGATCCTGAGCACGATCAAGCGCAAGGAAGTCCAGGTCGGTCGCTTCAAGGGACTGGGCGAGATGGACGCCAGCCAGCTCTACGACACGACGATGAACATTGAGACCCGCACCATCGGCCGCGTCACCATGGACGACGCCGAGGCGGCCGCCGAGATGTTCTCGATCCTGATGAGCGACAAAGTCGAGCCGCGCAAGCAGTTCATCATCCGCTACGCGAAAGAAGTCCAGAACGTGGACTGGCACTGCTAA
- a CDS encoding DUF4291 domain-containing protein, whose translation MPPTYEIRADYDRDTIVVYQAYSKAIATAALASGTFAPPFSFGRMTWIKPSFLWMMERSNWGQKSGQEYVLAIRIKRSGWEEALSQAVLTHPERGVYRDADDWRRQFESAVVHVQWDPERTLRGESLDYKSIQVGISRHVIERYVQEWIVEITDCTPVVRKIHRLLQDGHSSKAKPLLPKERSYPVSETISQRLGMKLR comes from the coding sequence ATGCCCCCAACTTACGAAATCCGCGCGGACTACGATCGCGATACCATCGTCGTCTATCAAGCATACTCCAAAGCCATCGCCACGGCGGCATTAGCGTCGGGGACGTTTGCGCCGCCGTTTTCCTTCGGTCGAATGACATGGATCAAGCCGTCGTTTCTCTGGATGATGGAGCGGAGTAATTGGGGGCAGAAATCCGGCCAGGAATACGTTCTCGCAATTCGCATCAAGCGTTCCGGCTGGGAGGAAGCGCTGTCGCAGGCCGTGCTCACGCATCCCGAGCGCGGAGTTTATCGCGACGCCGACGATTGGCGCCGACAATTCGAGAGCGCGGTGGTTCACGTGCAATGGGACCCCGAACGAACACTGCGCGGCGAATCGCTGGATTATAAAAGCATCCAGGTTGGGATAAGCCGGCATGTCATCGAGCGGTACGTTCAAGAATGGATTGTCGAGATCACCGACTGCACGCCGGTCGTCCGTAAAATCCATCGTTTGCTGCAAGACGGACATTCCTCGAAAGCGAAGCCGTTACTGCCCAAAGAACGGTCTTATCCCGTCTCCGAAACCATCAGTCAACGCTTGGGTATGAAACTTCGTTAA
- a CDS encoding dolichyl-phosphate beta-glucosyltransferase: MSVSVVIPAFDEELRLPATLAATAAYFQSLGEEYEILVVDDGSRDRTAQVVADFQKAHPEYPVQCLEYGGNRGKGYAVRFGMLRGMYERRLFCDADLATPVEEYARVVAAMDRDGAQVGIGSRPLQQSNLIVHQPWYREVLGRGFNKAVQLLAVPGIADTQCGFKIFSAAATQDVFSRCQLDGFAFDCEALYIARRLGYTITEVPIRWSHKDGSKVSMIRDGLKTLYDLATIRVLHRRLKTPAASTLPADTKV, encoded by the coding sequence ATGTCTGTCTCAGTTGTCATTCCTGCGTTCGATGAAGAGCTGCGGCTACCCGCTACTCTGGCCGCCACGGCGGCTTACTTTCAATCCCTCGGTGAGGAATACGAAATCCTGGTGGTCGATGACGGCAGCCGGGATCGGACGGCGCAGGTTGTGGCCGATTTCCAGAAGGCGCACCCAGAGTATCCCGTCCAGTGTCTCGAATACGGCGGCAACCGGGGTAAGGGATACGCCGTGCGCTTTGGGATGCTGCGCGGGATGTATGAGCGACGCTTGTTCTGTGACGCCGACCTCGCCACGCCCGTGGAAGAGTACGCGCGCGTGGTGGCGGCGATGGATCGGGACGGCGCGCAGGTGGGGATTGGCTCCCGTCCGCTGCAGCAGTCGAATCTGATAGTGCATCAGCCGTGGTACCGCGAGGTGCTGGGGCGCGGCTTTAACAAAGCGGTGCAATTGCTGGCGGTGCCGGGGATCGCCGATACGCAGTGCGGATTTAAGATCTTCTCGGCCGCCGCGACTCAGGATGTCTTCTCCCGGTGCCAGCTCGACGGCTTCGCCTTCGACTGCGAGGCGCTGTATATCGCCCGTCGTCTCGGCTACACCATCACCGAAGTCCCCATCCGCTGGTCACACAAGGACGGCTCCAAAGTGAGCATGATCCGTGACGGCCTCAAAACTCTCTACGATCTCGCGACCATTCGAGTTCTCCATCGGCGTCTGAAGACGCCCGCCGCGTCCACGCTCCCTGCCGACACCAAAGTATGA